One Halococcus hamelinensis 100A6 DNA window includes the following coding sequences:
- a CDS encoding ABC transporter ATP-binding protein, with product MATNTTSGPRTTTSTVDDPIIEISDTNVTYSGGETHVLEDVNVNIDRHEVLGIVGESGSGKSMFASALLDAVPDPGKLSGQIQYHGQDGSTVDILELSDEELRQFRWEEVSMVFQGAMSSFNPTMKIGGHFKETLRTHDRDVSKGLDFARELLENLYLEPERVLDSYPHELSGGMQQRALIALSMALNPEVLVMDEPTAALDLLMQRSILQLLDDLQSEYDLTIVFITHDLPLVASLADRMAIIYAFQFAEIGPRDEIIGNSAHPYTRALLNATPNLDAPLSEMEPIEGEGPAPVNIPSGCRFHPRCPLATEKCQRDEPPLAAVDGGTEHRAACHYHDEAREEIPLNFGETDASPEPPRSFEGQKGRSTADAEPLLSLDDVEVHFTKEQGLLERFSGDPEVVRAVDGVSLDIEEQDLVCLLGESGCGKTTLGKTMIGLQRPTGGSIEYQGQDIWEADESDSDVSYDDIRSALQIIHQDPGSALNPNRRIANILAEPLRHTYPNIGRNERRSRMHSLLERVGMTPAGDFLDRYPHQLSGGEKQRVVLARALLMNPDAILADEAISAVDVSLRIEIMDLMLELQSDFNTSFLFISHDLSNARYFAEHGDGRIAVMYLGEIVEIGSAERLIHDPRHPYTEVLRWATPDLDLDAMGADDPPIREIDVPDPVDPPSGCRFHTRCPVARETCREQHPDLLDVEGAGGSAACFREDPDHEYWDSEPLEGAAREDALADD from the coding sequence ATGGCTACGAACACCACATCCGGACCCCGAACGACCACGAGCACCGTCGATGACCCGATCATCGAGATCAGCGATACGAACGTCACCTACAGCGGCGGCGAAACGCACGTCCTCGAGGACGTCAACGTCAACATCGACCGACACGAGGTTCTCGGCATCGTCGGCGAGAGCGGGAGCGGCAAGTCGATGTTCGCCTCCGCGCTTCTCGACGCCGTTCCCGACCCCGGCAAGCTCAGCGGGCAGATACAGTACCACGGCCAGGACGGGTCGACGGTCGATATCCTGGAGTTGAGCGACGAGGAACTGCGGCAGTTCCGCTGGGAGGAAGTGTCGATGGTCTTCCAGGGGGCGATGAGTTCGTTCAACCCCACGATGAAGATCGGCGGGCACTTCAAGGAGACCCTTCGCACCCACGATAGGGACGTCTCGAAGGGTCTCGATTTCGCTCGGGAGCTCCTCGAGAACCTCTACCTCGAACCCGAACGCGTGCTCGATTCCTATCCACACGAGCTCTCGGGAGGGATGCAACAACGGGCGCTGATCGCGCTGAGTATGGCGTTGAATCCGGAGGTGTTGGTGATGGACGAGCCGACGGCCGCGCTCGACCTGCTGATGCAGCGGTCGATCCTCCAGCTCCTCGACGACCTCCAGAGCGAGTACGACCTGACGATCGTCTTCATCACACACGACCTGCCGTTGGTCGCCTCGCTCGCCGACCGGATGGCGATCATCTACGCGTTCCAGTTCGCGGAGATCGGTCCACGCGACGAGATCATCGGCAACTCGGCGCATCCGTACACCCGGGCGTTGCTGAACGCGACGCCGAACCTCGACGCGCCGCTCTCGGAGATGGAGCCGATCGAGGGCGAGGGACCCGCCCCGGTGAACATCCCTTCCGGCTGCCGGTTCCACCCACGATGCCCGCTCGCGACGGAGAAGTGCCAGCGCGACGAACCGCCGCTCGCCGCGGTCGACGGCGGTACCGAACATCGAGCCGCGTGTCACTACCACGACGAGGCCCGCGAGGAGATCCCGCTCAACTTCGGCGAGACGGACGCCAGCCCCGAGCCACCCCGTTCGTTCGAGGGGCAGAAGGGACGGAGCACGGCCGACGCCGAACCGCTGCTCTCGCTCGACGACGTCGAGGTTCACTTCACGAAAGAGCAGGGACTGCTCGAACGGTTCAGCGGCGACCCGGAGGTGGTGCGGGCGGTCGACGGCGTCTCGCTCGACATCGAAGAACAGGACCTAGTCTGTCTGCTCGGCGAGAGCGGCTGTGGCAAGACCACGCTCGGCAAGACGATGATCGGGCTTCAGCGGCCGACCGGCGGCTCGATCGAGTACCAGGGACAGGACATCTGGGAAGCGGACGAGAGCGATAGCGACGTCTCGTACGACGATATCCGCTCCGCGCTCCAGATCATCCACCAGGACCCGGGCAGTGCGCTCAACCCGAACCGGCGGATCGCCAATATCCTCGCCGAACCGCTCCGACACACGTATCCGAACATCGGCAGGAACGAACGTCGGAGCCGGATGCACTCGTTGCTCGAACGGGTCGGGATGACGCCGGCGGGGGATTTCCTCGACCGGTATCCCCACCAGCTCTCCGGCGGTGAGAAACAGCGCGTCGTGCTCGCGCGCGCCCTCCTGATGAATCCGGACGCGATACTCGCCGACGAGGCGATCAGCGCGGTCGACGTCTCGCTTCGGATCGAGATCATGGACCTGATGTTGGAACTCCAGTCGGATTTCAACACGTCCTTCCTCTTCATCAGTCACGACCTCTCGAACGCGCGGTACTTTGCCGAGCACGGGGACGGACGGATCGCCGTGATGTACCTCGGCGAGATCGTCGAGATCGGGTCGGCCGAACGGCTCATCCACGACCCGCGCCACCCCTACACGGAAGTCCTCCGGTGGGCCACGCCGGACCTCGACTTGGACGCGATGGGAGCCGACGACCCACCGATCAGGGAGATCGACGTACCGGACCCGGTCGACCCGCCCTCGGGCTGCCGGTTCCATACGCGTTGTCCCGTCGCCCGTGAGACGTGTCGTGAACAGCACCCCGACCTCCTGGACGTCGAGGGTGCGGGTGGAAGCGCCGCGTGCTTCCGCGAGGACCCGGACCACGAGTACTGGGACAGCGAACCGCTGGAAGGGGCAGCCAGGGAGGACGCGCTCGCGGATGATTGA
- a CDS encoding ABC transporter permease: protein MDYYLKRTAKIPITILAVATLTFGLIRLLPGGPFTQLRIELLQQGVPVEQVNARIEALQNIRPDAPLWQQYIDYLIGIAQLDMGESISLGQPVVDVIAGALPWTVFLVLTSTVLMFVIGVLVGAVQAYWEGSRFDQFFSGGSIFLMSVPYYIFAVIFVFFFAYQFGWFPTGNAVDRGLEAGLNPTYIISVLHHAALPIIAFTIGGIGSTALNMRGNSIQVLGEEFVEVARLRGLTDGRIATRYVAQNAILPMYTGLLLLIGFRLGGTVVLEEIFSYPGLGYYLIEAVNANDYPLMMGCFLVITVTLVVAVYIADLTYGLIDPRISTGDSDGY, encoded by the coding sequence ATGGATTACTACCTGAAACGGACGGCAAAGATCCCGATAACGATACTCGCGGTGGCGACGCTGACCTTCGGCCTGATCCGGCTGCTGCCGGGCGGACCCTTCACGCAACTCCGAATCGAGCTCCTCCAGCAGGGGGTTCCCGTCGAACAGGTGAACGCACGTATCGAGGCGTTGCAGAACATTCGCCCCGACGCACCGCTGTGGCAGCAGTACATCGATTACCTGATCGGCATCGCTCAGCTCGACATGGGGGAGTCCATATCGCTGGGCCAACCGGTCGTGGACGTGATCGCGGGTGCACTCCCGTGGACGGTGTTCCTCGTCTTGACGTCCACGGTGTTGATGTTCGTCATCGGCGTGCTCGTCGGTGCGGTGCAGGCGTACTGGGAAGGCTCCCGATTCGACCAGTTCTTCTCGGGCGGGTCGATCTTCCTCATGTCGGTCCCCTACTACATATTTGCGGTCATCTTCGTGTTCTTCTTCGCCTACCAGTTCGGTTGGTTCCCCACCGGGAACGCGGTCGACCGCGGTCTCGAAGCCGGTCTCAATCCGACGTACATCATCAGCGTCCTCCACCACGCTGCGCTCCCGATCATCGCGTTCACCATCGGCGGGATCGGATCGACGGCACTCAACATGCGCGGCAACAGTATCCAGGTACTCGGCGAGGAGTTCGTCGAAGTCGCCCGACTCCGCGGACTCACCGACGGGCGCATCGCGACCAGATACGTCGCACAGAACGCCATTCTCCCGATGTACACGGGGTTGTTGCTCCTGATCGGGTTCCGACTCGGCGGAACCGTGGTTCTAGAGGAGATCTTCTCGTACCCCGGCCTCGGTTACTACCTGATCGAGGCGGTCAACGCGAACGATTACCCGCTGATGATGGGGTGTTTCCTCGTTATCACGGTGACGCTCGTCGTCGCGGTCTACATCGCCGACCTGACCTACGGTCTGATCGACCCACGGATCAGCACGGGTGATTCCGATGGCTACTGA
- a CDS encoding HEAT repeat domain-containing protein, with protein MNEESPPPLSESGSQAISSEDNRRELLAALDSPNPLVRQEGLEVCQSVIDEDIHAIEPYLDEIVEHAADDDITVALRTLELLDTVVNENPDMLEGELSPLVEALNTEHTNIQSRGGRLLARLVVDRPSFLTPHVRGIVEALEATELDSKPRQFDELTGDPVTRQTLQEHEETERKRRISSRRTLINVVVAITETAPGSVSGTVDGLAELLDDTDPAIVGGAVDALGEIAARDPSAVVPVRGRLVDCLDHGRTVVRARAVRALGRLGDDSAVPKLRSVVESDDDEDVRELAAETADFLSSGS; from the coding sequence ATGAACGAAGAATCCCCTCCTCCACTCTCAGAGAGCGGTTCACAAGCGATCTCATCGGAAGACAACAGACGTGAGCTACTCGCCGCGCTCGACTCCCCGAATCCATTGGTTCGCCAGGAGGGGCTCGAAGTCTGTCAGAGCGTCATCGACGAGGATATCCACGCCATAGAACCCTATCTCGACGAGATCGTAGAACACGCCGCCGACGACGACATCACAGTTGCGCTACGAACACTGGAGCTCCTCGATACGGTCGTAAACGAGAACCCGGATATGCTCGAAGGCGAACTGTCACCGCTCGTCGAGGCGCTCAACACCGAACACACCAACATACAGTCACGCGGTGGACGGCTCCTCGCCAGGCTCGTCGTCGATCGCCCCAGCTTTCTCACACCGCATGTCCGGGGTATCGTGGAAGCCCTCGAAGCGACCGAACTCGACTCGAAGCCGCGCCAATTCGACGAGCTCACTGGCGACCCCGTGACCCGGCAAACCCTCCAGGAGCACGAGGAGACGGAACGCAAACGGCGTATCTCTAGCCGTCGAACGCTGATCAACGTAGTGGTCGCCATTACCGAAACAGCGCCCGGCTCCGTCTCCGGAACCGTAGACGGCCTCGCCGAACTGCTTGACGATACGGACCCAGCGATCGTGGGGGGAGCAGTCGATGCGCTCGGTGAGATCGCAGCACGGGATCCGTCCGCCGTCGTTCCGGTCCGCGGTCGCCTGGTCGACTGCCTCGACCATGGCCGAACGGTCGTGCGTGCCCGTGCTGTTCGGGCTCTCGGGCGACTCGGCGACGATAGCGCCGTACCGAAACTCCGGTCAGTCGTGGAGAGCGACGACGACGAAGACGTTCGGGAACTCGCAGCGGAAACCGCGGACTTCCTTTCGAGTGGGTCGTAG
- a CDS encoding universal stress protein, producing MERALVVVDGTDQGDRLLQKAGAIAAGVGTKLYLFATVDPDEFDETRATLDVIADVENTSYSDRDALQSIHTRLEQAVAETFEEPAFEYETIGSVTDPDDRASRIIAAAREYDCEHVFISGRSRSPTGKALFGDTVQSVLLNFDGDITVRLG from the coding sequence GTGGAACGCGCACTGGTGGTCGTCGACGGAACCGACCAAGGCGACCGGCTGCTCCAGAAGGCGGGTGCGATCGCCGCTGGGGTCGGAACGAAGCTATACCTGTTCGCGACCGTCGACCCGGACGAGTTCGACGAAACCAGAGCCACGCTCGACGTCATCGCCGACGTCGAGAACACCTCCTATAGCGACCGGGACGCGCTGCAGTCGATCCACACCCGTCTGGAGCAAGCAGTAGCGGAGACGTTCGAGGAACCCGCGTTCGAGTACGAGACCATCGGTTCGGTGACGGACCCGGACGACCGCGCCTCGCGGATCATCGCGGCTGCGAGGGAGTACGACTGCGAGCACGTCTTCATCAGTGGGCGGAGCCGCTCACCGACCGGAAAGGCGCTGTTCGGCGATACGGTCCAGTCGGTGCTCCTCAACTTCGATGGCGACATCACGGTTCGTCTCGGGTGA
- a CDS encoding MATE family efflux transporter yields MAIQTNPLRALLIGIGIVLERLSLVDRNRAHETTELAWPRIVTGFARMSKSVVDVAMVGVFTGSTAIAGMGFAGPYWGMTFAIGSGMAAGTIALVSQRYGAGADDELGQVVRSSALLVTVISLPVAAAFWVFPLELVGSLSDDPGAVGFGAEYLRVLALGVPFAILNQIGSRVLVGVDDAWTPMVVRSGGAVVNALLNTVLIFGLGMGVTGAALGTIIAAALVTTAFALGLTVGRLPVIGEFPVRIDVSKRYVQWGVFGDLVSIGLPVVGRSSVWTVARFPILVFVGTFGPQVVAAYVVSRRIWGLMNVPGWGFGLAASSLVGRALGANEEDRAAVYGHEITYFTVATYLLGAVVVAVFAEEIVAVFVTDPRSSMVPVATGFVYAACLAVVPQGVTESIAGALDATGDTNWPFYGRAVGMFVFAIPLTYLGATTSLGLVGLYLAFLGESLPSALISYYRFRSERWKRISRKYRPESTAGND; encoded by the coding sequence GTGGCGATCCAGACGAACCCCCTCCGAGCCCTCCTCATCGGGATCGGCATCGTTCTCGAACGATTGAGCCTCGTCGACCGGAACCGTGCCCACGAGACGACCGAGCTCGCGTGGCCCCGCATCGTCACGGGCTTCGCTCGAATGTCCAAAAGCGTCGTGGACGTCGCGATGGTCGGTGTATTCACCGGCTCGACGGCCATCGCAGGGATGGGGTTCGCGGGACCTTACTGGGGAATGACGTTCGCCATCGGCAGCGGAATGGCTGCGGGCACGATCGCGCTCGTCTCCCAGCGATACGGTGCGGGTGCCGACGACGAACTCGGACAGGTCGTTCGTTCGAGCGCTCTCCTGGTGACCGTCATCAGTCTCCCCGTCGCCGCGGCGTTCTGGGTCTTTCCGCTCGAACTCGTCGGGTCGTTGAGCGACGACCCCGGTGCCGTCGGGTTCGGCGCGGAGTACCTCCGGGTTCTCGCGCTCGGGGTTCCGTTCGCCATCCTGAACCAGATCGGAAGCCGTGTGCTGGTCGGCGTCGACGACGCGTGGACGCCGATGGTGGTCCGCTCGGGCGGGGCGGTAGTCAACGCCCTTCTCAACACCGTCCTGATCTTCGGGCTCGGGATGGGGGTCACCGGGGCCGCACTCGGTACCATCATCGCCGCTGCGCTGGTCACGACCGCGTTCGCCCTGGGTCTGACGGTCGGTCGGCTCCCCGTGATCGGCGAGTTTCCGGTACGTATCGACGTCTCCAAGCGATACGTTCAGTGGGGGGTCTTCGGCGACCTCGTTTCGATCGGCCTGCCGGTCGTCGGCCGCAGTTCCGTCTGGACGGTGGCCCGGTTTCCGATACTCGTTTTCGTCGGCACCTTCGGCCCACAGGTCGTCGCCGCCTACGTCGTCAGCCGGCGGATATGGGGACTGATGAACGTGCCCGGATGGGGATTCGGTCTCGCCGCGAGCAGTCTCGTCGGTCGAGCGCTCGGGGCGAACGAGGAGGATCGTGCGGCGGTCTACGGTCACGAGATAACGTACTTCACGGTGGCGACGTACCTTCTCGGAGCGGTCGTCGTCGCGGTGTTCGCCGAGGAGATCGTCGCGGTGTTCGTTACCGATCCTCGATCGTCGATGGTCCCGGTAGCGACGGGGTTCGTGTACGCTGCCTGTCTCGCGGTCGTTCCACAGGGCGTCACGGAGAGCATCGCCGGTGCGCTCGATGCGACGGGCGACACGAACTGGCCGTTCTACGGACGTGCCGTCGGGATGTTCGTGTTCGCGATTCCGCTCACCTATCTCGGCGCGACGACGTCGCTCGGCTTGGTCGGGTTGTATCTGGCCTTCCTCGGCGAGAGTCTCCCCTCGGCGCTCATCAGCTACTATCGGTTCCGTTCCGAACGGTGGAAACGGATCAGCCGAAAGTACCGGCCCGAGAGCACCGCCGGGAACGACTGA
- a CDS encoding ABC transporter substrate-binding protein, protein MLAVAGTSGMAALAGCTGNSDGSGNGSGGNGSGGNNGSGSGSGGGGNNVHDVAFRNAYTGNPADLHFNSSGSQNFAWPAARPVFAPFLKYSFNKDEFILGALSDLQVKAQQATLTFRDDLKWDNGDDWTTEDLDVQLKLAKKTGTSLWGYLDGYDLVDEKTARLNLSGTTNPRIIKFELTNWFVDTKAETHRQWLDASESEFLQWAWEDPVASGAFSFVGKDRQAFEYERNQQFYGADNVNFNSYLIPSFGGNTAQQQALISGQDVDAATSLFVPPEIVDQFPDFIEEVNIPAKWGYGIVFNHNDPVFGQRAVRQAVAHVINRQSIVENAGPRSKFVTPIPCGIAPKDQEYWLGDWQSDFETYGAKSSQTNKATKLLQDAGFSKQGGTWQDGNGNTVGGDYFSPAGWTDWTTMTQTTVNQLNDFGFDFSISTLPTNDWFSRYSNSNFKMGSLYWLPGGSRSTFPYFPLYYQLWEPEIGGGHGYREKADSEQTIPGRNGGQMTLNPLQATEKIAQQPSDEKSRPFVQRSAWHNNIELPFLGLVSKFEQSWTTTDEWTAPNKNSLHRRVKWPPFWWVNKGELQYKG, encoded by the coding sequence ATGCTGGCGGTAGCCGGAACGTCGGGGATGGCTGCACTCGCTGGATGTACCGGTAACAGCGATGGAAGTGGGAACGGCAGCGGTGGTAACGGGAGTGGCGGTAACAACGGTTCAGGATCCGGTAGCGGCGGAGGCGGTAACAACGTACACGACGTCGCGTTCAGGAACGCTTACACCGGCAACCCCGCGGACCTCCATTTCAACTCGTCGGGGAGTCAGAACTTCGCGTGGCCGGCGGCGAGGCCGGTCTTCGCTCCGTTCCTGAAGTACTCGTTCAACAAGGACGAGTTCATTCTCGGTGCGCTGAGCGACCTACAGGTCAAAGCTCAGCAAGCGACGCTGACGTTCCGCGACGACCTGAAGTGGGACAACGGGGACGACTGGACGACCGAGGACCTCGACGTCCAACTCAAACTGGCGAAGAAGACGGGGACCTCCCTCTGGGGCTACCTCGACGGATACGATTTGGTCGACGAGAAGACCGCTCGATTGAACCTCTCCGGGACGACCAACCCGCGGATCATCAAGTTCGAACTCACGAACTGGTTCGTGGATACGAAAGCCGAGACCCACAGACAGTGGCTGGACGCCTCCGAATCCGAGTTCCTCCAGTGGGCGTGGGAGGACCCCGTCGCGAGCGGCGCGTTCTCGTTCGTGGGCAAGGACCGACAGGCGTTCGAGTACGAGCGCAACCAACAGTTCTACGGGGCCGACAACGTGAACTTCAACTCGTATCTGATCCCGAGTTTCGGTGGGAACACCGCCCAGCAGCAAGCGCTGATATCGGGGCAGGACGTCGACGCGGCGACGAGTCTGTTCGTTCCCCCCGAGATCGTCGACCAGTTCCCGGACTTCATCGAGGAGGTCAACATTCCAGCCAAGTGGGGATACGGTATCGTCTTCAACCACAACGACCCCGTCTTCGGACAGCGCGCGGTCCGACAGGCAGTCGCCCACGTGATCAACCGGCAATCGATCGTCGAGAACGCGGGTCCGCGCTCGAAGTTCGTCACACCGATCCCCTGTGGGATCGCGCCGAAGGACCAGGAGTACTGGCTGGGTGATTGGCAGAGCGACTTCGAGACCTACGGTGCGAAATCGAGCCAGACCAACAAGGCGACCAAACTCCTCCAGGACGCAGGGTTCTCCAAACAGGGCGGCACGTGGCAGGACGGTAACGGGAACACCGTCGGCGGGGATTACTTCTCGCCGGCCGGGTGGACGGACTGGACCACGATGACACAGACCACGGTCAACCAATTGAACGACTTCGGCTTCGACTTCTCGATCAGTACGCTGCCGACGAACGACTGGTTCAGCCGGTACTCGAACAGCAACTTCAAGATGGGAAGTCTCTACTGGCTGCCCGGCGGGTCCCGGTCGACGTTCCCGTACTTCCCGCTCTACTACCAGCTCTGGGAGCCGGAGATCGGCGGTGGCCACGGCTACCGAGAGAAGGCCGATTCCGAACAGACGATCCCGGGCCGGAACGGCGGGCAGATGACGCTCAACCCACTGCAGGCGACCGAGAAGATCGCCCAGCAACCGAGCGACGAGAAGTCCCGCCCCTTCGTCCAGCGGTCCGCGTGGCACAACAACATCGAGTTGCCGTTCCTCGGTCTCGTCTCCAAGTTCGAACAGTCCTGGACGACGACCGACGAGTGGACGGCACCAAACAAGAACAGCCTCCACCGACGCGTCAAATGGCCGCCGTTCTGGTGGGTCAACAAGGGCGAACTGCAGTACAAAGGCTAG
- the gfo6 gene encoding D-xylose 1-dehydrogenase Gfo6 translates to MMWHVEYRPVEPDSILSYVESYSHRDWLESNEDEGVVRFAMVGLGWWTRDEAMPAVEHSTFCRTTVVVSGSAEKAANVEDEHGSIQVGLTYDEFVAGEATDAYDAVYVCTPNARHLPFVEAAVEHDKPILCEKPMEATVERGEGIVDACEDGSTTAMIAYRMHTEPVVRRARELVRAGAVGDPVHVHGDMSQGILGWGADQWRLDPALAGYGTSVMDLGIYSINTTRFVLDRDPVAVQSMMNSDHDAFSAVPDEVAAFTVAYEDDVYGTYTASQNAHQTSHLRVVGTDGMLLIEPAFHGESSLELRVSGETVDIDGKQVDQMEEEFDYFADRLLTGRDPHGTPEHGLVDLRTLAAIYESSETGRTIEL, encoded by the coding sequence ATGATGTGGCACGTCGAATATCGTCCCGTGGAACCCGATAGCATCCTTTCGTACGTCGAGTCGTATTCGCACCGGGATTGGCTCGAATCGAACGAGGACGAAGGCGTCGTTCGGTTCGCCATGGTGGGGTTGGGGTGGTGGACCCGCGACGAGGCGATGCCCGCCGTCGAGCATTCGACGTTCTGTCGGACGACCGTCGTCGTGAGTGGGTCGGCGGAGAAGGCCGCGAACGTCGAGGACGAGCACGGATCGATACAGGTCGGACTCACCTACGACGAGTTCGTGGCCGGCGAGGCGACCGACGCCTACGATGCAGTCTACGTCTGCACTCCGAACGCCCGTCACCTCCCCTTCGTCGAGGCCGCCGTCGAGCACGACAAGCCGATCCTCTGTGAGAAGCCGATGGAGGCGACGGTCGAACGTGGCGAGGGGATCGTCGATGCCTGCGAGGATGGAAGCACGACGGCGATGATTGCCTACCGAATGCACACCGAACCCGTGGTCAGACGGGCACGGGAACTGGTCAGGGCGGGTGCGGTCGGCGACCCGGTTCACGTCCACGGCGATATGTCCCAGGGCATTCTCGGGTGGGGAGCGGACCAGTGGCGGCTCGACCCCGCCCTCGCCGGCTACGGGACGAGCGTGATGGACCTCGGCATCTACTCCATCAACACCACACGGTTCGTCCTCGACCGCGACCCGGTCGCGGTCCAATCGATGATGAACAGCGACCACGACGCCTTTTCGGCGGTTCCCGACGAGGTCGCAGCGTTCACCGTCGCCTACGAGGACGACGTCTACGGGACCTACACCGCGTCCCAGAACGCTCACCAGACCAGCCACCTCCGGGTCGTCGGGACGGATGGAATGCTGCTGATCGAACCCGCCTTCCACGGCGAGAGCAGCCTAGAGCTCCGGGTCAGTGGGGAGACCGTCGACATCGATGGGAAGCAAGTCGACCAGATGGAAGAGGAGTTCGACTACTTCGCCGACCGTCTCCTCACGGGACGCGACCCCCACGGAACGCCCGAACACGGTCTCGTCGATCTACGAACGCTCGCCGCCATCTACGAGAGCAGCGAGACTGGCAGAACTATCGAGTTGTAG
- a CDS encoding IclR family transcriptional regulator — MVPNDRNNGGKRVKSVQRAFDVIREIQGAGSVRIADLADGLEMPRSTAHVYLKTLESEGFVTHDDTGYRLSLRFLQTGVLARHQYRIYSTAKSEVDKLAEATGEVANLGIEENGFRVILYQSEGSDAVYDNALTGEHSKMHLTALGKVLLAYQPSEYIDDIVDRRGLPAATENSITEFEDLIREFRTIELQGYALEDEERRSGIRSIATPIIANGTLLGALSLSGPKERLREQRIAEELLPELRNTTNIIEVKHTYD; from the coding sequence ATGGTACCGAACGACCGAAACAACGGGGGAAAACGGGTCAAATCCGTCCAGCGAGCGTTCGACGTGATTCGGGAGATACAGGGGGCGGGAAGCGTGCGAATCGCCGATTTAGCCGATGGGTTGGAGATGCCGAGAAGCACGGCGCACGTCTATCTGAAGACGCTCGAATCGGAGGGGTTCGTCACTCACGACGATACCGGATATCGACTCAGTTTGCGTTTTCTCCAGACAGGAGTCCTCGCTCGGCACCAATACAGGATCTACTCGACTGCGAAATCGGAAGTCGACAAACTCGCCGAAGCGACGGGGGAAGTCGCGAACCTCGGTATCGAGGAGAACGGATTCCGAGTGATACTCTATCAATCCGAGGGAAGCGACGCTGTCTACGACAACGCACTGACCGGTGAACACTCGAAGATGCACCTGACCGCCCTCGGGAAAGTACTCTTGGCGTACCAGCCATCGGAGTACATCGACGACATCGTCGACCGACGCGGGCTCCCTGCTGCGACCGAAAACAGTATTACGGAATTCGAGGACCTCATCCGGGAGTTCAGAACGATCGAACTACAGGGATATGCTCTAGAGGACGAAGAGCGCAGGAGCGGTATCCGTTCGATCGCCACGCCGATAATCGCGAACGGCACGCTCCTCGGTGCGCTTTCGCTCTCAGGTCCCAAAGAACGCCTCAGGGAGCAACGGATCGCGGAGGAACTGCTCCCGGAACTTCGGAACACGACCAACATCATCGAAGTCAAACACACATACGACTAA
- a CDS encoding ABC transporter permease, whose product MATEADSSSDEIDWRSEASSVEVTRRERLNEFYRKRLYEPGLIAWSDMRTRIGLSILSVYIAMAVAAVFGLWRNPSPNQAERLLAPFQTIQYPLGTTQSGVDLLALMIDSTPFILLMVLAGGVWATSLAVVVGTVSGYKGGAVDSAITSISDFVMAIPGLPLVIVLAITLSPENPIFLGVVLTINYWAGLGRSIRSQVLSIRQKSYVEASRTMGTSTPRIILKDILPNIMPYVMVNFVLAARYTIFASVGLYFIGVLPYTGQNWGVTLNNAYNQGGLFTFQALHWLLVPIVTIVGLTFALVLISQGMDRIFNPRVRTRLTGESETVTEENESATTESM is encoded by the coding sequence ATGGCTACTGAGGCGGATTCCTCGTCGGACGAGATAGACTGGCGCTCCGAGGCGTCGTCGGTCGAGGTGACCCGCCGCGAGCGTTTGAACGAGTTCTACCGCAAACGGCTGTACGAGCCCGGTCTGATCGCGTGGTCCGACATGCGTACTCGGATCGGGCTCTCTATCCTGAGCGTGTACATCGCCATGGCGGTCGCGGCGGTGTTCGGTCTGTGGCGGAACCCGTCGCCCAATCAGGCCGAGCGGCTTCTCGCCCCGTTCCAGACGATACAGTACCCCCTCGGGACGACCCAGTCCGGCGTCGACCTCCTGGCGTTGATGATCGACTCGACGCCGTTCATCCTGTTGATGGTGTTGGCGGGCGGGGTGTGGGCGACCAGCCTCGCGGTCGTCGTCGGTACCGTCTCCGGGTACAAGGGCGGGGCCGTCGACAGCGCCATCACGTCCATCTCGGATTTCGTCATGGCGATCCCGGGTCTCCCGTTGGTGATCGTCTTGGCGATCACGCTGAGCCCCGAGAACCCGATCTTCCTCGGCGTCGTCCTCACGATCAACTACTGGGCGGGCTTGGGTCGGTCGATACGGTCACAGGTCCTCTCGATACGACAGAAGAGCTACGTCGAGGCGTCGCGAACGATGGGAACCAGCACGCCGCGCATCATCCTGAAGGACATCCTCCCGAACATCATGCCCTACGTGATGGTCAACTTCGTGCTCGCCGCGCGATACACCATCTTCGCGTCGGTCGGGTTGTACTTCATCGGCGTTCTGCCCTACACGGGCCAGAACTGGGGAGTGACGTTGAACAACGCCTACAATCAGGGTGGCCTGTTCACCTTCCAGGCGTTGCACTGGCTGCTCGTCCCCATCGTCACCATCGTCGGGCTCACGTTCGCGTTGGTTCTGATAAGCCAGGGTATGGACCGCATCTTCAACCCGCGCGTCAGGACCCGCCTCACCGGCGAATCCGAGACGGTGACCGAGGAGAACGAATCAGCGACCACGGAGTCGATGTAG